Proteins from one Malaya genurostris strain Urasoe2022 chromosome 2, Malgen_1.1, whole genome shotgun sequence genomic window:
- the LOC131430744 gene encoding RNA-binding protein Rsf1, with amino-acid sequence MSEQKGTRVYVGNLTDKVKKEDLEGEFTKYGKLNSVWVAFNPPGFAFIEFENKEEAESACDNLNGQDILGSKLRVEISKGRRSTRGGSRGFRGPPGRSSNGGGGGFRSSSRGGFRDGGGYRNGGSGGFRGRSGSRFDSYGSMRSSGGSGGYNRDSNRDGYGSGFGSSYGGGRSSGGGGGRFRSRSPVGGRGRY; translated from the coding sequence ATGAGCGAACAGAAGGGCACTAGAGTCTACGTCGGCAACCTCACCGATAAAGTGAAGAAGGAGGATCTCGAGGGAGAGTTCACCAAGTACGGTAAATTAAACTCTGTATGGGTAGCTTTCAATCCCCCAGGTTTTGCTTTCATTGAGTTCGAAAACAAAGAGGAAGCAGAATCGGCATGCGACAATCTGAACGGCCAGGACATTCTCGGTTCGAAACTACGGGTTGAGATATCGAAGGGGCGTCGTAGCACTCGTGGAGGTTCGAGGGGATTCCGTGGTCCACCCGGTCGTTCTAGCAACGGTGGTGGGGGCGGTTTCCGTTCAAGCTCTCGAGGTGGCTTCCGTGATGGGGGCGGTTATCGCAACGGAGGCAGCGGTGGGTTCCGTGGTCGCAGCGGAAGTCGTTTCGACAGCTATGGATCCATGCGTTCGTCGGGTGGGTCCGGTGGATACAATCGCGACTCGAACCGCGATGGCTACGGCAGTGGATTCGGAAGCAGTTATGGCGGTGGTCGAAGCAGCGGCGGCGGCGGTGGCAGATTCCGATCGAGATCACCAGTTGGAGGACGCGGTCGATATTAG
- the LOC131430746 gene encoding uncharacterized protein LOC131430746, which translates to MFQIIKTSRSKMQELQYLELASKGSSPPPTLLLKTTYPGNGTKRQFVKVNEEMFVSEIKKRPILYNTTMKDHKRFSTRHEAWAEVAVAMNLSEQECKKRWRSLRDAFMKVVRNKNEEEQKTWIHYRLLEFLLPFIGKKGKRSREIECMEGFDNDDDDAEYVEFEEGVELFKSSREPITVSYVTEDGEEVFQMLQDPDNIPEGAVIGIEETEDEDEIEEEERMFHDNRLVEEELQPNREDWLSPRHQINGNSNGNREENSENFLYEERLDSTMLDIQQSYEMPAQHSYAQNSVKLEALSEGDSEIHVEEIEMESVISEHPDEGSVISEHKQPESIHQNFEKQVSSEQSPECHESSSCVAPESITVSSPEPVASEQTTQELPSASPVQLQSSVREDMHVHIGNRTPEQTSKAGCGDSDERFLLSCAPILRRLPNKKNQLARLRIQQLLFELEYDEKYSS; encoded by the exons ATGTTCCAGATAATAAAAACAAGTCGATCTAAGATGCAGGAGTTGCAGTATTTGGAACTTGCTTCGAAGGGATCATCGCCACCGCCGACGTTGTTGCTGAAAACAACCTACCCTGGCAACGGAACAAAGCGTCAGTTTGTTAAAGTGAACGAGGAAATGTTTGTCAGTGAAATCAAGAAACGACCGATTCTGTACAACACGACCATGAAGGATCACAAACGATTCAGCACTCGCCATGAAGCTTGGGCCGAGGTTGCCGTGGCGATGAATCTTTCCGAGCAGGAGTGCAAGAAACGCTGGCGAAGTCTGCGCGATGCTTTCATGAAGGTGGTACGGAACAAGAACGAGGAAGAACAGAAAACCTGGATTCACTACCGGTTGCTGGAATTTTTGCTGCCATTCATCGGGAAAAA GGGTAAAAGATCGAGAGAAATAGAATGCATGGAAGGATTTGataatgacgatgatgatgcagAATACGTAGAGTTCGAAGAAGGTGTGGAACTTTTCAAGTCAAGTCGAGAGCCTATAACTGTGTCGTACGTAACAGAGGATGGAGAGGAGGTATTCCAAATG CTTCAAGACCCAGATAATATTCCTGAAGGTGCTGTTATAGGAATTGAAGAAACTGAAGATGAAGATGAAATCGAGGAAGAGGAGAGAATGTTTCATGATAATCGACTGGTTGAGGAAGAGTTGCAACCAAACCGAGAAGATTGGTTGTCACCACGACATCAAATTAACGGCAATAGCAATGGCAATCGAGAAGAAAATTCCGAAAACTTTCTCTACGAAGAACGATTAGATTCTACGATGTTGGACATTCAGCAATCTTACGAAATGCCGGCACAGCATTCATATGCGCAGAACTCTGTCAAATTAGAAGCTCTCTCTGAAGGTGATTCTGAGATTCACGTCGAAGAAATCGAAATGGAATCGGTTATATCCGAACATCCCGATGAGGGTTCTGTTATTTCAGAACATAAGCAACCGGAATCGAtacatcaaaactttgaaaaacaAGTATCATCAGAACAATCTCCAGAATGCCATGAATCTAGTTCTTGTGTCGCTCCCGAAAGTATTACCGTTTCTTCACCCGAGCCAGTTGCATCAGAACAAACAACGCAGGAGCTACCATCGGCTTCGCCTGTTCAACTGCAGTCATCTGTGCGAGAAGATATGCACGTCCATATCGGGAACCGAACACCAGAACAGACTAGCAAAGCCGGATGTGGCGACTCGGATGAACGATTTCTTCTGTCATGTGCACCGATTCTGCGACGATTACCAAACAAAAAGAATCAACTGGCTCGATTAAGAATACAGCAGTTACTGTTTGAATTAGAGTATGACGAAAAATATAGCAGTTAA